One Saimiri boliviensis isolate mSaiBol1 chromosome 17, mSaiBol1.pri, whole genome shotgun sequence genomic window carries:
- the GPRC5C gene encoding G-protein coupled receptor family C group 5 member C isoform X2, whose product MAIHKALVMCLGLPLFLFPGARAQGHAPPGCSPDLNPLYYNLCDRSGAWGIVLEAVAGAGVVTTFVLTIILVASLPFVQDTKKRSLLGTQVFFLLGTLGLFCLVFACVVKPDFSTCASRRFLFGVLFAICFSCLVAHVFALNFLARKNHGPRGWVIFTVALLLTLVEVIINTEWLIITLVRGSGEGGPQGNSSADWAVASPCAIANMDFVMALIYVMLLLLAAFLGAWPALCGRFKRWRKHGVFVLLTTTTSMAIWVVWIVMYTYGNRQRNSPTWDDPTLAIALAANAWAFVVFYVIPEVSQVTKSSPEQSYQGDMYPTRGVGYETILKEQKGQSMFVENKAFSMDEPAAAKRPVSPYSGYNGQLLTSVYQPTEMALMHKGPSEGAYDVILPRATANSQVMGSANSTLRAEDMYSAQSHQAAVPLKDGKNSQVFRNPYVWD is encoded by the exons ATGGCCATCCACAAAGCCTTGGTGATGTGCCTGGGACTGCCTCTCTTCCTGTTCCCAGGGGCCAGGGCCCAGGGCCATGCTCCACCTGGCTGCAGCCCAGACCTCAACCCCCTCTATTACAACCTGTGTGACCGCTCTGGGGCGTGGGGCATCGTCCTGGAGGCGGTGGCTGGGGCAGGCGTCGTCACCACGTTTGTGCTCACCATCATCCTGGTGGCCAGCCTCCCCTTTGTGCAGGACACCAAGAAGCGGAGCCTGCTGGGGACCCAGGTGTTCTTCCTGCTGGGGACCCTGGGCCTCTTCTGCCTCGTGTTTGCCTGCGTGGTGAAACCCGACTTCTCCACCTGTGCCTCTCGGCGCTTCCTCTTTGGGGTCCTGTTCGCCATCTGCTTCTCCTGTCTGGTGGCCCACGTCTTTGCCCTCAACTTCCTGGCCCGGAAGAACCATGGGCCCCGGGGCTGGGTGATCTTCACTGTGGCTCTGCTGCTGACCCTGGTGGAGGTCATCATCAACACGGAGTGGCTGATCATCACCCTGGTTCGGGGCAGTGGCGAGGGCGGCCCTCAGGGCAACAGCAGTGCCGACTGGGCCGTGGCCTCCCCCTGCGCCATCGCCAACATGGACTTCGTCATGGCGCTCATCTACGTCATGCTGCTGCTACTGGCTGCCTTCCTGGGGGCCTGGCCCGCTCTGTGCGGCCGCTTCAAGCGCTGGCGTAAGCATGGAGTCTTCGTGCTGCTCACCACGACCACCTCCATGGCCATCTGGGTGGTGTGGATTGTCATGTATACCTACGGCAACAGGCAGCGCAACAGTCCCACCTGGGATGACCCCACGCTGGCCATCGCCCTCGCCGCCAACGCCTGGGCCTTCGTCGTCTTCTATGTCATCCCCGAGGTCTCCCAGGTGACCAAGTCCAGTCCAGAGCAAAGCTACCAGGGGGATATGTACCCCACCCGGGGCGTGGGCTATGAGACCATCTTGAAAGAGCAGAAGGGTCAGAGCATGTTCGTGGAGAACAAGGCCTTTTCCATGGATGAGCCAGCAGCAG CTAAGAGACCAGTGTCGCCATACAGCGGGTACAACGGGCAGCTGCTGACCAGTGTGTACCAGCCCACCGAGATGGCCCTGATGCACAAAGGCCCG TCCGAAGGAGCTTACGATGTCATCCTCCCACGGGCCACCGCCAACAGCCAGGTGATGGGCAGTGCCAACTCGACCCTGCGGGCTGAAGACATGTACTCGGCCCAGAGCCACCAGGCGGCCGTGCCGCTGAAAGATGGCAAGAACTCTCAGGTCTTTAGAAACCCCTACGTGTGGGACTGA
- the GPRC5C gene encoding G-protein coupled receptor family C group 5 member C isoform X1, translating into MAIHKALVMCLGLPLFLFPGARAQGHAPPGCSPDLNPLYYNLCDRSGAWGIVLEAVAGAGVVTTFVLTIILVASLPFVQDTKKRSLLGTQVFFLLGTLGLFCLVFACVVKPDFSTCASRRFLFGVLFAICFSCLVAHVFALNFLARKNHGPRGWVIFTVALLLTLVEVIINTEWLIITLVRGSGEGGPQGNSSADWAVASPCAIANMDFVMALIYVMLLLLAAFLGAWPALCGRFKRWRKHGVFVLLTTTTSMAIWVVWIVMYTYGNRQRNSPTWDDPTLAIALAANAWAFVVFYVIPEVSQVTKSSPEQSYQGDMYPTRGVGYETILKEQKGQSMFVENKAFSMDEPAAGTADHACHCSTLGGQAKRPVSPYSGYNGQLLTSVYQPTEMALMHKGPSEGAYDVILPRATANSQVMGSANSTLRAEDMYSAQSHQAAVPLKDGKNSQVFRNPYVWD; encoded by the exons ATGGCCATCCACAAAGCCTTGGTGATGTGCCTGGGACTGCCTCTCTTCCTGTTCCCAGGGGCCAGGGCCCAGGGCCATGCTCCACCTGGCTGCAGCCCAGACCTCAACCCCCTCTATTACAACCTGTGTGACCGCTCTGGGGCGTGGGGCATCGTCCTGGAGGCGGTGGCTGGGGCAGGCGTCGTCACCACGTTTGTGCTCACCATCATCCTGGTGGCCAGCCTCCCCTTTGTGCAGGACACCAAGAAGCGGAGCCTGCTGGGGACCCAGGTGTTCTTCCTGCTGGGGACCCTGGGCCTCTTCTGCCTCGTGTTTGCCTGCGTGGTGAAACCCGACTTCTCCACCTGTGCCTCTCGGCGCTTCCTCTTTGGGGTCCTGTTCGCCATCTGCTTCTCCTGTCTGGTGGCCCACGTCTTTGCCCTCAACTTCCTGGCCCGGAAGAACCATGGGCCCCGGGGCTGGGTGATCTTCACTGTGGCTCTGCTGCTGACCCTGGTGGAGGTCATCATCAACACGGAGTGGCTGATCATCACCCTGGTTCGGGGCAGTGGCGAGGGCGGCCCTCAGGGCAACAGCAGTGCCGACTGGGCCGTGGCCTCCCCCTGCGCCATCGCCAACATGGACTTCGTCATGGCGCTCATCTACGTCATGCTGCTGCTACTGGCTGCCTTCCTGGGGGCCTGGCCCGCTCTGTGCGGCCGCTTCAAGCGCTGGCGTAAGCATGGAGTCTTCGTGCTGCTCACCACGACCACCTCCATGGCCATCTGGGTGGTGTGGATTGTCATGTATACCTACGGCAACAGGCAGCGCAACAGTCCCACCTGGGATGACCCCACGCTGGCCATCGCCCTCGCCGCCAACGCCTGGGCCTTCGTCGTCTTCTATGTCATCCCCGAGGTCTCCCAGGTGACCAAGTCCAGTCCAGAGCAAAGCTACCAGGGGGATATGTACCCCACCCGGGGCGTGGGCTATGAGACCATCTTGAAAGAGCAGAAGGGTCAGAGCATGTTCGTGGAGAACAAGGCCTTTTCCATGGATGAGCCAGCAGCAG gCACGGCGGATCATGCCTgtcattgcagcactttgggaggccaag CTAAGAGACCAGTGTCGCCATACAGCGGGTACAACGGGCAGCTGCTGACCAGTGTGTACCAGCCCACCGAGATGGCCCTGATGCACAAAGGCCCG TCCGAAGGAGCTTACGATGTCATCCTCCCACGGGCCACCGCCAACAGCCAGGTGATGGGCAGTGCCAACTCGACCCTGCGGGCTGAAGACATGTACTCGGCCCAGAGCCACCAGGCGGCCGTGCCGCTGAAAGATGGCAAGAACTCTCAGGTCTTTAGAAACCCCTACGTGTGGGACTGA
- the GPRC5C gene encoding G-protein coupled receptor family C group 5 member C isoform X3: protein MAIHKALVMCLGLPLFLFPGARAQGHAPPGCSPDLNPLYYNLCDRSGAWGIVLEAVAGAGVVTTFVLTIILVASLPFVQDTKKRSLLGTQVFFLLGTLGLFCLVFACVVKPDFSTCASRRFLFGVLFAICFSCLVAHVFALNFLARKNHGPRGWVIFTVALLLTLVEVIINTEWLIITLVRGSGEGGPQGNSSADWAVASPCAIANMDFVMALIYVMLLLLAAFLGAWPALCGRFKRWRKHGVFVLLTTTTSMAIWVVWIVMYTYGNRQRNSPTWDDPTLAIALAANAWAFVVFYVIPEVSQVTKSSPEQSYQGDMYPTRGVGYETILKEQKGQSMFVENKAFSMDEPAAAKRPVSPYSGYNGQLLTSVYQPTEMALMHKGPSEGAYDVILPRATANSQVMGSANSTLRAEDMYSAQSHQAAVPLKDGKNSQVSELTHRSLGGQANTHQVFLRL, encoded by the exons ATGGCCATCCACAAAGCCTTGGTGATGTGCCTGGGACTGCCTCTCTTCCTGTTCCCAGGGGCCAGGGCCCAGGGCCATGCTCCACCTGGCTGCAGCCCAGACCTCAACCCCCTCTATTACAACCTGTGTGACCGCTCTGGGGCGTGGGGCATCGTCCTGGAGGCGGTGGCTGGGGCAGGCGTCGTCACCACGTTTGTGCTCACCATCATCCTGGTGGCCAGCCTCCCCTTTGTGCAGGACACCAAGAAGCGGAGCCTGCTGGGGACCCAGGTGTTCTTCCTGCTGGGGACCCTGGGCCTCTTCTGCCTCGTGTTTGCCTGCGTGGTGAAACCCGACTTCTCCACCTGTGCCTCTCGGCGCTTCCTCTTTGGGGTCCTGTTCGCCATCTGCTTCTCCTGTCTGGTGGCCCACGTCTTTGCCCTCAACTTCCTGGCCCGGAAGAACCATGGGCCCCGGGGCTGGGTGATCTTCACTGTGGCTCTGCTGCTGACCCTGGTGGAGGTCATCATCAACACGGAGTGGCTGATCATCACCCTGGTTCGGGGCAGTGGCGAGGGCGGCCCTCAGGGCAACAGCAGTGCCGACTGGGCCGTGGCCTCCCCCTGCGCCATCGCCAACATGGACTTCGTCATGGCGCTCATCTACGTCATGCTGCTGCTACTGGCTGCCTTCCTGGGGGCCTGGCCCGCTCTGTGCGGCCGCTTCAAGCGCTGGCGTAAGCATGGAGTCTTCGTGCTGCTCACCACGACCACCTCCATGGCCATCTGGGTGGTGTGGATTGTCATGTATACCTACGGCAACAGGCAGCGCAACAGTCCCACCTGGGATGACCCCACGCTGGCCATCGCCCTCGCCGCCAACGCCTGGGCCTTCGTCGTCTTCTATGTCATCCCCGAGGTCTCCCAGGTGACCAAGTCCAGTCCAGAGCAAAGCTACCAGGGGGATATGTACCCCACCCGGGGCGTGGGCTATGAGACCATCTTGAAAGAGCAGAAGGGTCAGAGCATGTTCGTGGAGAACAAGGCCTTTTCCATGGATGAGCCAGCAGCAG CTAAGAGACCAGTGTCGCCATACAGCGGGTACAACGGGCAGCTGCTGACCAGTGTGTACCAGCCCACCGAGATGGCCCTGATGCACAAAGGCCCG TCCGAAGGAGCTTACGATGTCATCCTCCCACGGGCCACCGCCAACAGCCAGGTGATGGGCAGTGCCAACTCGACCCTGCGGGCTGAAGACATGTACTCGGCCCAGAGCCACCAGGCGGCCGTGCCGCTGAAAGATGGCAAGAACTCTCAG GTAAGCGAACTGACCCATAGAAGTCTGGGTGGACAGGCCAACACCCACCAGGTTTTCCTAAGACTCTGA